The sequence tgacacatttaattaaatcaatttcacaaatgaagatatttatatttaatgggtgtaaaacaaaatgtaggaattctttcatttattagatatatttaggttagatggtgtgcatatgaatgtaaaatatatgtgtttaattggggactaccctttgcacatGTGCCAAATCTCACACTCAGTCGTCTTTCAGCCTTTTCTCCTGACTGTGACCTGACCAGATAGgtaggtagacgaaaattacagggtggcgggccgCCACcttgttataatggtaggggaaacactgcgtTTAATTGAAATGTTCGGGGCACTTTTGTTTCCTTCTTCTAGAAATGTGACAAACAATATTATAGCGCTACCGATCCACAATACAGGTGAAAGGAAAAAAGACACGCGGTTACAAAAATATCAAAATTCTTTGCATAAAAAGTGCTTTAGTAATAAAATTACAAAACATACTCAGCTGCAACATATTGTCTTTTGCCACAATGACAAGTGCGACATTGTTGAACACGTGACATGTTATTGCTGCTCTATTGTTGATGTATTgcactgggggagggggggggggtccaggagAACAGGTCAAATATCGAACATTTTGTGTGCATTTATGGGAAAAGGCCTTCCTGTCAGAGTGACACTCATACAGCCATTTACAATCCCTTTCATTAGTAAAACAtctactgatatatatatattttgttacaGTGGACAGCAATGAATGTGCTTCCAGTCGAGTCCTCCTTATTTAGGCAGAAATACCGTGTTCCTGAGCCAGCAGGAGAAGGCGCTCAGTCTTGAATTTGGAGAATGCAGCGGAAACAGTCAGTGAAGGGCTCGCTACACACTGTAGATCTAGTGCTCGACTACACACAGTAGATCTAGTGCTCGACTACACACAGTAGATCTAGTGCTCGACTACACACAGTAGATCTAGTGCTCGACTACACACAGTAGATCTAGTGCTCGACTACACACAGTAGATCTAGTGTCCGACTACACAAAGTAGATCTTACAAGCTACATTCAATGTAACAAGTGGTCATTATTTAGTTTATGAAATACATGTTGAATAATTAATGGGACACAGATAAACAAGATAATAGGATGTATTTGGGCACCCTGCTAACTCCTGGAGCTTTTTTTTGTCTTGTTAATTTAACCTGTATGTAGACAGGTTACCTCATtgagacactgtgtgtgtgcgtgtgtgtgtttatcgtTCTTAAGAGAGACCGGTTTGAGTTCCCAGTGGGGATTTTGGCCATAAACTGACATTTTGAGTATtatttcaacaaaaaacaacattaagtTCAGCAGGCTCATCTGATACAATGAGATATCTCCATAAACAGTTTAAAACGCTCGACCGTGTGCCTTTTCCTTTTCCAAAGCCAGACTGAGGCACTTTCCCCTGATCCTCGTAGCGAGGGACTGTGGCAGCTGCTGGGGATGGTCCGTGCCGGCTCCGACTTGAAGGTGCGAGCGTTTGCGTTATTTGCGCCGACTGAAGATGCTCTTCTTGCCGGAGCTCTTGTCTGCGGTGCTGAGGCCGATGAGGAGGCGAGccttctcatcttcctcctgctgATGCAGGATGTTGTCCGACTTCCCTTCAGACGCCTTCCCCCGCAGCTCGGAGCCTGAAGCCGGCTTCAGACGCAGCTTCTCCTTTATCATCTGAGCAGTGAGGAgcaaagaaaagatgaaaaacaagttCATCGAAGACAAACTTTTCAGTGCTGGGGCAAATACATGTCCTTTCTGCTGCCAGACATTCTAGATCatgataaatacatttaaacaataAGCACACTCTAAACTTAAAGGACAACTCAGAATTGCAGAAAGAAACTAACAACAGATCATCGTCTCACAGCTGAAGTGTGTTTCAAAAGTCGGATGTGGTGTACCTGAGCTACGAGAGCTTTCCGGCTGTCCCTTTTCACAGCCATTGCAAAGTCGAGCCATGTCCAGGTATTGTTATGGTACTCCAAACAGGGCAGAACCAGGTTCAGGTCCTTCCAGTCCACACTACTCTTTTCTCCCTGAATCAGTGGGATTCAAATAGAAGCAAACATGTTTTAACATCCAATATAAGTTCATTAAACCTACAATACGGGTTTTTTGGACATCAGAAACAAGCTGTACAAATCAGCAGTCATGGAGCAGCAACATTATCATTCATTTGCGGTTGTGCTCATGTTTCCGACAGTCACGAACGTTTCAGCTCGGCTTTTGTTCTCCACCAACTCTTGAGGGGAATGTCCAGCTCACGAGCTGCTAAATGTTCCACTGCGTTCTCCAGCAAGTTGCTAACTGTTTTTTCGCTAACAGCTGCTGGACTACAAAGAGCGGTGAAAGTCAACCATGTTTCACTTTGGATTTTCATCTCTTTCTACTCTTAGTCTAATTATTATTTAGAGCACGCCACCATATTCAACCATGTCCCTGAAAAACGTGACCTTTAAATCTTATTTGCTTTAATATTAGCTTTCCTGCAAATCCAAAAGGGCCAAAATCAAAAATATAAAAGTTGATAAAGTGCCAGGAAGCCATGACCATTATGATTTCCCACATTTATAGTTTGCTTTGTATGGACGACCCGAGTTGTTTTAAGGTCAAGAtgtacaatttaatttaatgtaattttcAGTCTTATTTCTATTCAAGTTGATTATCAATACAAATTATCAGGGATtgaaataacataataatatagtCAGTGTGGCGCTCAGTAACAGCGGTTACCTTATAGCTGACACAGAGGGGCACTTGGGGAATCTTGACGTAGATGAAGGAGTTGTTCATAGCAGCGCGCTCCTTCATCTTATCAATGTCATCAACGGGATGCTGGTGGGAGGAAATCATAACTCATATGAAATTATATTTCTCAATGTTCTCGCATTTTGACATCCGAGCACCAATAATCAGAAAGCGGAAATACCTCTGGAGGTTTCCTGaatgacctcctgacccctgcAGTGCGGTTCAGTCCCTGGGTGACACCTTTGCTGGGGCCCATAGCACCCATGGTGTCCTCCGATGACTGCCGAGGCTTGACAGCGATACCTGTGACACAGATTGCATCAGCACTGTGGCCTCTGGATGACTCGGCACCCTACACCTCATACTCCCAGTGAGTCCCTCTCACACACCCCTCAAGGTCATATCCAACATGACAGAGCCTTTTAATAGCTCAGGAGCTGACACAATATAGTTATGGGCAATtagataccacacacacacactaaaatggAAGGAATTATTGATCAGTAGTTGGTAGAGATTACAGCCTGGTGACCCTGCAGAGAGACTGCAGACTCAGCCGCCTGCTGTCATATTGCCACTGTTGACAACGACATACCTGTAGTAACCAATCGGAACTTGTCTTCTTCATCAgtgccctcttcctcttcaacatTTCTCCCTGGGAAGAAGAATCCCATCATCCTTTTGAAGAACTGGTACATCAGCTGGATGGTGAGAGGCACCACGTTCACCTGATGATGGAAACATTCGTTCAAATAAAGCACACTCCAGATGTTTCCGTCAATATGTGGCCGCATGTGCATGCGAAGCGCTTCACCTCAAAGTGCTCCTTCACCGAGATGCCGCCCACTGGGGGGCGCACTTTACTGAAGATACGCAAAGCAAACTGGCGTCCGGACTGACAGTTACTCTGAGGTCGAAGTACAACCTAGAAAACAAAAGGGAGTTAATGCGACATCACAAAGGTAAGCTCGAGTCACATTTTATGAGGTCAGTTTGACTTTTAACAGCACATATTATTGATGATACAATGAACACAGTATGGACACGACCACCATGTTAACATCACTTGGAATGAGtccttgttcacacatgcaTCAAGGAAGCCGAGTGGACATGCAACACTGAATATGAAAGTCTGAAGATGGAGTCAACACAGACGTCTTGTCACTGGACGAGCACTGTACATACCCTCACACGCTGCACAGAGGAAACCAGGCAGAGTCATAAATATCGCACCATGTAGGCTTTTCAGAAATACATGTCAGCATCAAAAGGATGTTTGTCACAGGTGTCACTGcattgtgttgtatatttaaagCAGGATTGGTAATCTAGAAGAAACTAACACGGGTACACAagatctttttattattattctccatCCCGAAGAACTCAGCACCCAGTGTGTTAACAACTCTTTTCCAATTAAAGCATCGAGGAGCACCAGATTCAAAAGCTGCTAAATTTGGCGAAAAATTCACCAAGTCTGAGAAACCGATAGCCCTCGGCTTCAGGACCCCTCCCCCAACCTATcataaaatgtaaacaacaaacatggcTATTGTTCGTGCTCTCAGCTGCCAAGTAGTAGCTTGTGGAAGACTCCAGAAAAGAGAAATTAAACCACAGGCTTATTACAGTCCTGCGACAGCCACAGGTACTGGATCTTGTTTTTGATTAGTTGATTGCCGCCAGGATGTAATAAGAATTTCAACAAGACTAACGGAAATATTTTTGAAGATTACCAACCCTGCCATAAAGGCTAAAATTAATTAAACTCAAATGAATTTGCCTGTCTGAATATTGAGAGAGAAACGCACCTTGTATGATGCGTTGGGCAGGAGGTTGTTCATTGTGAACCACCCCAACTCCAACAGGTGCTCGGCCGTGTCGTCAGATTTGTTGAGCTGAGGTAAGAAAGAATTCACACTCATCAACGTTCACCATCCAGCAGTGATGCATTATCAGTGAGAGGAGAACGACATCTTAAGATATCGTGGAGCAAATGTGCTACAAAATCCTGTTATCCGAGGATGGTTCTTCAAATACAGAAGGCTATAAAAAGGGTAAATAAAATCTACAGACGGAGGCACAgggaatgtttgttttaaagtACAAATAGTAAAAGAGGATATGAGAGGAGACGGATGAGTCTGGTGGGACGTCAGGTTTCAACCCTGGATGACGGATAAGAAGCGATTCTGCAGCCCGGTCTGCAGTGCTTACCTTACTGTACATAAATCTCTGCAGCTCCAACTCGGCAATGCCGAGCTGGCCGTCCTCTTCAGTCAAACACCAGCGGGCCTGAGCAAAGTAGATCTCTGTTCTCCTCACCACGCTCACGTCCTCTGGGGGCTTACGCAGCTCCAGCTTGTTTGTCCGTTGCAGCTGAAAGTCCTTAAAAcacctgaaagagagagaatataaATGTTTTGACCCGTGTGATATATCTCGTCAGTATTTTCCGTGAATGAGTGCGGATGCGAGACCTGATGAGAATGTTGAGCTCTTCGCTCTTCATCTGCATGTCGTTCTTCTCCTGATtcagctggttttgcagtcttGTGTTGACCTCCATCAGTTCATCCCCGTTCAGTTCGTCAGATTGTGCCTGCAATTTAAagaaagtctttttttattcatgttttttttttccaggtgaACTTTCAATTGCTATTCAAGGAGTAAAGCAGGATGCGACTCACCCTGATGTTGGAGTAAATCTGCTTCTCGAGACGTCTAATCAGGGCGAGGTGCTGCCTGACGGCCTCCTGGAGGTGCAAGATGCTGCTGCGCTGCTCCTCGGGGTTACTGGAGATGTCCAGCTGGAAACGCACGCGCTGCTTCTTCTCACTGTGTTCCTACATGTCCAGAAGATTTACAAAACACATACCGAGTCAGGAGGAAACACCACGAAGGACTCAAAACAATTTATACATTGGGATCTTGAGATGCTCCAGCCTACCTTGCGTCTGGGCTCCACGTGTAACAGCAGGTTGTTGACAATGTCCAGGATCATAGCGTACTGAACAGGGTTTGTGGAGATCTCAAGATCGTGGTGAATGAGGGTGAAGGTGTCCACTGCCCCTGTTAAATCAACATAATAAAACACTTTATCGTGATTTAGTCATATTATTATCCTCCCCCCTGACATTATTAATGAAAAACTTTCGACAAGAACCCAGATGCATTACTCCTTGCAGGCTAAAGGCGCACAGTGCGGTGTTCCGACATACCGGCCTGTTTTTTCAGAAGGTCCTCCTTCTCGTGGCTGTTCCTCAGCTCTGATGGTTTGATCTGGGTGGCCACCTCTGGGTTGATGTCGTGACTGTAACTGATGTAATGCATTCGACAGCTACAGCGGGAAATGATTCGCTGAACCTGCTGAGACTCGTTCACCTGGGCTGGCTGGTTCCAGTCTACAGACACAGATAAGGGAGTCCGTGTGGTCAGTGTCCTGCAATGCATacatgtgaccatgtggtcAGGAAGAACGGTCTCGTGTTTGAGGAGTAACTTACCTGTAGTGGTGCTCACCATTCCTCCCACAGCCTGGCCGCTCTCCATCAGCTCCAGCACAGAGTCGAGATTACGCTGCCTGTGCTCCTCTATGTTTTTCACCTAAACACAACATAGCGCAGAAGAAGCCAAACAGAGCAGATGAGTTACTGTAAAGCCCTGCTTGTTTGTGGTAGatcaatatttgttttcttcatttataAACCAGGTGAATTATaccataaaacaaaataaaatataacaagatatgcatttatttactattagaaatatactatatataatacagaAACTGTCCATCCTTTGATGAGGCATTGCTTACAAGCTGAATACTATTAATCCCTAGTTTAACAACTGTAAGAAGGAAATGTAACGTTATTAATTGTACCACTGAAACACAAAGAGGAAAAAACAACTCAAATAACTGTATATGTATAACTGCTGATTAGTGCTATTCTAATGACATTCTTTGTAAGGCTGTAACTACAGGGCCGTGCTTACCTCCAGCCACAACTGCCGGTCCTCTTGCTCGGATGCGTTGGGCTCCATGGTGGCAAAGTACTGCATCCCATCCAGCAGACAGGTCCAGGTGGTTTTCTGCTTCAGGGTGTCGTTGTACCAGGCCGGGTGGTGCTCACACTGAAGCAGCTGAGCCTTTGCTGCAGACACCAGCACACAGCCGGCTGTCTCTGTGCCGCGCAGCATCATCTGGGAAAAGCAAAGAAACTGAATAACAACACATCGGGCCAGATCGACTAACATTCAACAAGCTTTTCTGAGAACATATCAAAGATGAAAAACAGAAGCCTTTCAATATCAAAGAGCAGATTTGTGGAGTTTTGAAACAGCTTTTTTAGCCCTCATCATAGGATGCTGCAGCCACTGTTGGATTGTGTCATTCCATTAGTAGTGTACATTATCTTCAAtaagatggaaaacaaacaaactggagTAAAAACACTTTTTAGAGGGACATTAGGTAGGAACTCGATTGAACTTGCAACatggaaaaaactaaacaacaaaTCAAGGCAGCTACCTGACAGTTGACTAACTCAATAAACCAGTTGCGGTTAAAGACGTCGTCCGTCTGACAGGCTGCGATGCCACACAGCTGGTCGCTGACACCCGAGTCCTCCTCTGAAAACACCACAAACTTGTCTGTTTCCTCAATCAGTTTCTGGAGCATCGACGTTCCTACACAAATTGAAATGGAAAAGAAGTTAGTGGGTCTTAACAGATTCTGCTTTCGTCTTTTACTTTTCCAAGCCATTTCCTTACCTTCATTTTGACCCTTTTCTGCTCGATTGACAGTGGGCAGAACTGGTGTGGTGGGGGCTGTGGTGGGAGAGTAGTTGGAAGGCGAGCGTTTGAGCTTCTTGGTGTGCGGCTGTGTGTCGATCCTCAGACCCTTTAAGGCTTCAGTAGAGAGATTTCTCTTCAGCACAGACGCCTTTTTGTAACCGTCGTACAGCCCGAAGGCTATGTTCCTGTTCGGGGTGGTCCAGGAAGCACGTAGGTCCACCAGGcgcagtttgtgtgtgtaagaggCATTCGTCTCATCCTTTTGGTTCACCTCCTgtcagaaataaacaaaaaagctCGATGAAGAATTCAGTGACAGTGAAGAACCGGCTTGTCGTGCAGCCACCTCTGGGCTTTTACCTCCTCCATGCGGTTGCTCTGTCGCTGGTAGCTCAGGGAGGACAGGCTGAGCAGGTGAGTCTTCTTCACCTGTGCGTTGATCTGGTGGTCGGCTGTCTCATCCCAGGTGGAGGCCATCAGGTGAACCGTCTCCTGAGATAGCTCACTAACCATCTGCGTCACATTCCATTCAGAGATCAGCCTCCTCATCACAGTGCCAGCTGTGAGagatatgaaacacacacacgcaaatcagtaaaaaaaaaatcatacatcCGTatgaataaagtgtttttcctgGATGGCATGTACCCTGTGGAATAAGTCTCTGTATTCCGCGAGTGAAGACGTGGCCTTTGTTGCACTCCACTTGGACACCTCTCTGTTGGGCGAAGGAGGCCCAGTAATGCATCTGGAGGACACACAACATGTAGAAATGTATTAGAGATATTAGGTGTGGTGAAATGGGGAAAAGGAGTGGAATTGATCAAATATCTGTCAGACGGTAGTAATCATGGTCAAAATCATTATTCAAATGCATCAGGTTTttaatatacatactgtatgcaTTACCCCCAAAATAGCAAATAGCATATAAAATAAGGAATAGTATTTCCATCTCATTCGTTATGCATCAATACCAAAACAGAGCCTTTGAATAGAGGCTAATATCCTTCACCAAAGCCccaaaatatttaatttgacagTAAAAGCAAGCAGATTGGTGGTGCACTGTTGCTGGAAGGCAAACCAGAGAAACACGTACTTGTAGTTGTGGAAAGGCAGCTGTGTAGGACGTCTGTTTGTAGTGCTGACCCAGCTTCTTGCGGATAGGCCTGAGGCTGTGGAAGAGCTTGCCTCTGCAGATCGGTCGAGAGACACCCGTCCATGTGGCCCAAAAGTTCTGCATCCAGCGCAGAGTGCTGCTATAGAGCAGAACTCTCGGCTGGGAGGATTCTACAAAGAAAGAAGTATACAGTTCTCTACAGCAAAATACGATATGACACTGGCTTTGTAGAGCAAAGGGCTGAGCTTGGATCGACAGAATGGCCAACAGAGTAGCATGTACCTGTTCCAAAGTGCTGGTTAAGGTCCATGGTGATGGAGAAGTTGAGGTTCTCAGAGCGGAAGGCTCTGAAGGAGTCATGAGGTTGTCCTGAGGTCACATCTGCAACGTTCTCCGCACAGCAGAGCATTACAGCGTAGTGGTCATGGGGATTGCCATGGCAAAGCCAttggaggtcaagggtcatacACAGGTTGGGCAGGTGTAAAAAACAGACATCATCATACCTAGTATGGAAAAAGGGGACTTGTAATACCAATTCCATTAAAGGTTAATTGAAGTGTCACATCGGATGTCGTCACTTACTTTGATGCTGTCCTGACATTTACATCCAAAtctcctttaaaaacaaactgtCCTGGGCTCCAGTCAAAGTTCAACTTATTCCACTCCCAATGCAGGTTCTCTGTAGTGTTGTAAGGGTCCTGTAAGAATGTACGGTTCGTCATTGTATGAGAATAGGTGATTCATTTTATTCTGCATTACATAGCTCAGTTACATAAATGTGCCATGAAACATATTCAGTGACACACCGAGTGTAAACGTCAACCGATTGGTCATAAACACAACTTGGCTGAACCTGTATTTGCTTAGATTCCCAATAGTTCTTAGGTGTACATTATTTTACCTCCATCGCCAGCTGATGAAGATTGGCCTCATCAATGTCCATGACCCAGCGCCCATGCAGAAGGAGACGACTTTTGTCCCACCAGGCCAGCAGAGGGGAGGGGTCAACTGTGGGCTTGGTCAGCAGGTCAACAGATTGGCCAATCAAAGTCCAGGCAGGGTCCCAACATGGTCCCCACACAATGGTGTACAGAGAGATGTTTGCTGCATGAAGAGAATATTCAGTGAGGGTTAATCCTTGCTCCTCATTATCTAACGAATGCTTGGGAAATAGCTTGCCGACAGCGTAATTCCCAGAACTCACATTTTAAATCATAGTAAAACTTGAGCGGTGGCATATTCCTGTGGACCGTCGCATCTCCCCATGGCGGACCAAGTGGGACAATCTCTTTGCGATGAGCCCTGGCCTGTCCATCCTGCTCCGTCCCAATCAGACGGCCTGACAGCTCCCAGTCCCTGATCTCAAACAGGTAGCGAGGGTAATCCCGAATTCTCACTGGCACAGCGGAGAGagattttttattaaaataaagctAAAACCGTGAGGCTTTTAATAACACGCCATCTCCAATTGAGTGTCACCTAAATCCCACCTTATATCTGCAAATTAATGCTGTATATTTGTGTCAACTTACCCAAAAAAGCCGCCAGTTTAAACTTGACAGCGCGGcaccactggaccaccagatGGAGTCCATCCCTGGGGAAGGGACTGACCCTGTCGATGTCCCTCAGCTGCTCTCTCACCATCTCTGGCCCGTGGAGACACTGATCGGCCAGGGCCACCAGCTCCAAGTCAGACACAGTCCAGGTAATCAGAGACTTCCTCATGGGTGTGTTGGCGTAGAGGCGGCGTGAGCGCTGGATGTAGATCTCAATGTGCTTTTTCTCCAGTGAACTATACAGCTCTTCAATCTTTCTGGCAGGGAGAAGTTCTCCATGCTGCTTGCGCAGATCTGCCACCTTCTTGTCCAGCAGCTGAAGACGCTTGGCACTTTCCTTACTCTCATCCTTCATGAGCTCGTAGTTGTCTCGCAGCTTGATTTCAAACGTGTCGTCCAGGAAGACAAAGGAGAACTGGCTGACTTTGAACACAAGGTCAGGAGGCAGCCGTTGGACGGTGGCGGCTTGGTTCGGGGAGCGATGCAGAGTCTTCAGCCACTTCTGCACATTAATGGCCATGTCAAAGGTGTTTGAGAAGTTGTACTGGTAGGGGAACTCGACAGCCAGAGAGGGGCAGGTGAGGACCCAGACACAGTTGTGAGGAGTGGTGAGGAAGGGGAATGCGTCTCTGTGCGCCCGCATCTCAGTCAGCTCGGCGTGCGTTTCAACATCGAGACTTTTGAAGGTGACGATGTCGTTGCCATCCAAGTTGAGGATCAGGCAGGGAGAACGTATATGCATGGAACCAGCTTGTCTGGAGACCGTGAGGGATTCATTTTTCAGGAGAATGTAGTTGTGTTCACTAACATGGGCGGTCAAACGAGTGCAGCCCAGCTCAAcgcgcacacacagctctcgaCTCGGGCCGGAAAGGATTTCACTCTCCGTGGGTTCGACTGGACCGTCCTCTGCCGTCTCTCCACAAAGCATACGCCAGCAAGCCAGAGCCTCGGTCGTGTGCTGGTATAAGACGATGTGGCCGGGGGGCGTCCACTCGACGGTGAGTTCCTCTTCGCATTGAACCTGAGTGAGACACACAATATGAATATTGACACAGAGATTCAGTCCATGCAGAGAAATGACATTGTATGGAGATCTGTATACCTGTAAGGTGTGGGTGGTGATGAAGTAAGAAAAGGCTATCTTGGCGAGTTTGAGCACAGGATTGGGGGTTTGGGAAGCGGGGCAACATGACTCCATGTTATCCGTGAGTGCTTTGATCGCCGACAAGCTAATGCTTTGAAGAGACACTGTGGATCTTTCTGCCGAGCTGTGGACTTCAACGGTGTCCACCCGCAAAGACACGGCCCCTAAAGAGAAACGGAAATAAAAGATCATTGAAAAGGTGATGATAGACTGAAGAGCAGACAGTTTTGTGTACgatgaataaagatgatgaagatgcaaTAAGGACTTCGTAAGAGGAAGATCTGTTCCTTTATGAGTTAGCTAAAAAAATTGattgttttctctctcaaatGCCAGAAAATAGTGAAAAATGCTTATCCCAATTTCATAAAGCCCAAGGTTGGGTCTTAAAGTAGCTTGTTTTGTTAAAGAAAGAGTACAAAgcacaaataaatgttattaACTGCTGCGTTAGAGCAAGTACTTGGTACTGTTCGGCACTTTTGTTTGAAAAATGACAAAAGTAGTTGCTGAGTAATCGTTATCTCTTCATTGACTAATGGTTTGAGCTACACAAGTCTTTTTGGGCCTTGTAGTCCCTAGAGACTAAAACGACTATGagcgcaatataaatatattcattactatataatatatagtgaTTTATGGCTCAAAGGCATGCAACACTCTTACATATTCTGCAATAATGTACCTGCTAGATTAGACAGTGTGAACACATTGACATCCTCGAGACAACAGTCCAGTTTGAACAGCAGCTGGAGCTGCGAGGAGGGGATGGGTGGAACGGCATCACCACCAGAGGGGGACACTGAGGCCACATCTGGCAGCTGTGGCCCAGAGTCGTGAGGGCCACAGATGAGGGACAGCAGgcgagacagacacagagcacaggtctCCGAGAGCTCCACTTGAAGCCCTTTCAGGCTGGACTCCACACTCAAACTCGGATTCATGCTACTGCACTCCATGCGGGGTCGGTTGAAACTCGCCTGGAGGGATGAGATTAGCAGTACTGCAACATAAGCATTCGAGTATACAATTAAATCAAAAGCAATACATGTCAAAATGAATCAATAAAAACTCAATGAAACCACTTTGTGGTCATTCCTGCTCCTACCTGAAGACTGAGCGTGTCTAAAATGAGCGCTTCTCCCCACACGTGTTTCCCAGGAGGATGGGGTGCTTGTTGGATGTGAGACCCCTGACCCACTCTCCACCAGAAGTTGTCCAGGGACAGTGAGACACGCCGGTGCACATTCTGGGactctgtgctctctgtgtcaaCTTTAATGTCACGAAGATGCTGCAGTTCTACAGACACAGGAAGTGAAAGTCatcacaaaaaaatattttcattaaatataCTCATTATATAAAATTGCAGCTGTCTAGTTGCGAAACGTTAACATGGATATAAAAAGAGCACAAGTTAATGTGTAACATTTAGAGGGCACCCTAAGAAAAGACCTTATCTTATCAAGTTTTGCAAACAGTTGCCTACAGAATAAAACCCACAAAGGTTTAACCAAAGAACAGGACTTTAGCACGATGGAAAGTAATAACACGGAGCGCTGTTGCTTACGACAGGGTGTTGAGGTTATACATTAACGCAATGATGACCTCATTTTGCTTTGCAGAAGCAACATCCTGTGACGGCATGTGAAAGACCGACAGTACCTGCACTAGCAGACAGGAAGCCGAGAGCAAACGGCGTTGTGTCCCCGAGCTGAACAGACACGTTAACGTTGGACACGGTGGAGGTCATCATCACAGGAGCATCCAGGTGAGGGAGGCGCCTGAGGATAAGGAGGGATGGCAAATAATCTAATGGACTACACAACAGTTACACCATGGAGTGATGCGCAAACACAAACATGAATAAGAAAGAGGAGACAGTAAAGAATATATTAGATTATTGTAACAGAACACAGATCCAATCCTTCCAgaaaacatgaaattgtctggttTATACTCTCCATCACATGAGCCATTAAACCATCGAAGCTTTGGAGTTTCTTTTTGCAACTTGCCTTTTTCTATGTGCTTCCTTCCTGTGGATGAGCTGTTCCCACGGAAATAGATGTAGCCAATGGGAGAACTCCTGGTGACGGTAGTGGATGATGCAAGTGTTGATTGTGAAAGACCCCGAGATGTCAACTGACGTAATCTAAATATCAAGAGACAAAAGTCAATATAAT comes from Pseudoliparis swirei isolate HS2019 ecotype Mariana Trench chromosome 20, NWPU_hadal_v1, whole genome shotgun sequence and encodes:
- the LOC130210611 gene encoding bridge-like lipid transfer protein family member 2, with the translated sequence MSLLLMSFLLILLLGIVLCLVFRWLICTLAVRFFQTALNADLKIKSVGLFSVQGVSIQFHPQHTLEIDRIWISSKFLNQDLPRYLALCVGETRVRFDLQAPLGPLGKKSNEKKSGKISISPSTLCFLSQLLSFHVSSINVMVLNLALSESLWHMTVTGITLLLDHQSQKLAWDFSVGQLSSKVLKSSQLDICLAEVALSLLLSGDVSLPEMKPGCLSLNVRTLIAELHEGLFLSQLLLPPSPQKSNQEASECENAVFIQTETVERFHRLVPHKVNMECDNTNVTLSMHSQKRHLNWTLKSLKVCYERDDEQLPLQSFTPELNFPQSSLELLLEDGLLLSQSRQRILCVNTLKTALQITSVDISGSFTINTCIIHYRHQEFSHWLHLFPWEQLIHRKEAHRKRRLPHLDAPVMMTSTVSNVNVSVQLGDTTPFALGFLSASAELQHLRDIKVDTESTESQNVHRRVSLSLDNFWWRVGQGSHIQQAPHPPGKHVWGEALILDTLSLQASFNRPRMECSSMNPSLSVESSLKGLQVELSETCALCLSRLLSLICGPHDSGPQLPDVASVSPSGGDAVPPIPSSQLQLLFKLDCCLEDVNVFTLSNLAGAVSLRVDTVEVHSSAERSTVSLQSISLSAIKALTDNMESCCPASQTPNPVLKLAKIAFSYFITTHTLQVQCEEELTVEWTPPGHIVLYQHTTEALACWRMLCGETAEDGPVEPTESEILSGPSRELCVRVELGCTRLTAHVSEHNYILLKNESLTVSRQAGSMHIRSPCLILNLDGNDIVTFKSLDVETHAELTEMRAHRDAFPFLTTPHNCVWVLTCPSLAVEFPYQYNFSNTFDMAINVQKWLKTLHRSPNQAATVQRLPPDLVFKVSQFSFVFLDDTFEIKLRDNYELMKDESKESAKRLQLLDKKVADLRKQHGELLPARKIEELYSSLEKKHIEIYIQRSRRLYANTPMRKSLITWTVSDLELVALADQCLHGPEMVREQLRDIDRVSPFPRDGLHLVVQWCRAVKFKLAAFLVRIRDYPRYLFEIRDWELSGRLIGTEQDGQARAHRKEIVPLGPPWGDATVHRNMPPLKFYYDLKSNISLYTIVWGPCWDPAWTLIGQSVDLLTKPTVDPSPLLAWWDKSRLLLHGRWVMDIDEANLHQLAMEDPYNTTENLHWEWNKLNFDWSPGQFVFKGDLDVNVRTASKYDDVCFLHLPNLCMTLDLQWLCHGNPHDHYAVMLCCAENVADVTSGQPHDSFRAFRSENLNFSITMDLNQHFGTESSQPRVLLYSSTLRWMQNFWATWTGVSRPICRGKLFHSLRPIRKKLGQHYKQTSYTAAFPQLQMHYWASFAQQRGVQVECNKGHVFTRGIQRLIPQAGTVMRRLISEWNVTQMVSELSQETVHLMASTWDETADHQINAQVKKTHLLSLSSLSYQRQSNRMEEEVNQKDETNASYTHKLRLVDLRASWTTPNRNIAFGLYDGYKKASVLKRNLSTEALKGLRIDTQPHTKKLKRSPSNYSPTTAPTTPVLPTVNRAEKGQNEGTSMLQKLIEETDKFVVFSEEDSGVSDQLCGIAACQTDDVFNRNWFIELVNCQMMLRGTETAGCVLVSAAKAQLLQCEHHPAWYNDTLKQKTTWTCLLDGMQYFATMEPNASEQEDRQLWLEVKNIEEHRQRNLDSVLELMESGQAVGGMVSTTTDWNQPAQVNESQQVQRIISRCSCRMHYISYSHDINPEVATQIKPSELRNSHEKEDLLKKQAGAVDTFTLIHHDLEISTNPVQYAMILDIVNNLLLHVEPRRKEHSEKKQRVRFQLDISSNPEEQRSSILHLQEAVRQHLALIRRLEKQIYSNIRAQSDELNGDELMEVNTRLQNQLNQEKNDMQMKSEELNILIRCFKDFQLQRTNKLELRKPPEDVSVVRRTEIYFAQARWCLTEEDGQLGIAELELQRFMYSKLNKSDDTAEHLLELGWFTMNNLLPNASYKVVLRPQSNCQSGRQFALRIFSKVRPPVGGISVKEHFEVNVVPLTIQLMYQFFKRMMGFFFPGRNVEEEEGTDEEDKFRLVTTGIAVKPRQSSEDTMGAMGPSKGVTQGLNRTAGVRRSFRKPPEHPVDDIDKMKERAAMNNSFIYVKIPQVPLCVSYKGEKSSVDWKDLNLVLPCLEYHNNTWTWLDFAMAVKRDSRKALVAQMIKEKLRLKPASGSELRGKASEGKSDNILHQQEEDEKARLLIGLSTADKSSGKKSIFSRRK